AGCGTGTAAGAGGACGCCAAGGGGATCGAGGATACGAAGAGAGCGGATGGTGGAGATGTAGATATTCAGGATGACGTGGGTTTCGGCACCGGGATGAAGGAGGCGCTTTAGGTTTCTGTGGATGGCATTGGTGAGGGCCTAATTTTGACAAAGCGAGTACTTACGCCGCATTGAGCTTGTTGACTAGTTCTAAACGCTGGTCAACTTTGAACAGACATTCTTTCAGATCTTCAAGAGCAGCCATGGAATCGGGAAAGTCGATGATAATATCGAATAGCTCGTTCGTTCTATACTGTTAGCCATTTGCTGTTATCGTATACAACATTTACCTTATGTCGAAAAAGCATTTACACAGGAAATAGTCGAACCGTGAGAACATTGGCCGTAATGCACCCTGTACAGCTTCATTACCTGCAGAATCATCAGCAATCATCCAGCCCAACCGCCTTAAACTCACCTTCAAACATTCCTGATAACCAATTCGCAACGCCATCCCCAATCCTCTGCCTTGCCCTACCTAGTCTTCTTTCCCCCCATCCTTTCcccccttcctccctcGCTATTCGTTCAATCTCCTCATGCGCAACCTTACTCAAACTCCCTGCATACCTTGGGAAAATTCCAAGCCTCGAGAGGTGCGATGTAGGTGGAAGCACTTTCTGGTAGTTGATAGGTACAGAATGGAGGTAGCCCTGCTGCGGTGAGGGGTCGGTCAGGTATTCAGGGAGGGAAGCGAGGGAGGCGTGGAGGAAATGTAAGAGATGGTCGGGGAAGGAAGGGGGGAAGGATGAGTGAAGAAGGTGGTGAAATTTACGAGTGAAAAGAGCGACGTATATGTTACTTGCATCATCGTCAGCTGAAAGCGCTTATATGCTAGGACTCACTCTTGAAAAGCCCGTAGAGGCAAACCCCAAGATCTCTGCCATGTTGCCAAACGCTCAAAAAGGCCCGATATGGTACGCAGCACCAGCTTGTCATTGTCGCCCTCTGCAGGCGTTTCCAAGCGCTCTATTGCTGCCAGTACATCATATTCTATCAGTTCAAAATTGTTCTCGATATCATCCAAAAAATCGTCAAAGATGGATTTGGACATGTCATATTGCTTAACTATGGCGAACGCACGGCTGACCTCGGGAGATATTTCTGGGCCCGATCGATGAGCTATCGTTTGTCGCGATGACTTTGTGGGTCCACTTACGAGGCCTCGCGCTCCCAACTTGGTATAGGTTCCTAGGATAGATATACTTTCGGACTTGCTCCACGGCGAGTGCGATATGTCCTTGTTCCGGATCGGAAAGGTTGATGTCCCATTCAAGGAGAGCAGCTTGGCGAGCGGTCATCCTTGCTGATCTGTCTATTCTCTCCTTATTACTGGGGTGGACCGTCAACTTTCGATGAGACCAGTAGGGTATAGGCAGCGGAGAAGTACTTTTCTGACGCAATCCCATCTTTTGTCGGTGTCGCACAACATTTGTTTttgatctcttcttcgatAACGCGCGTAGTGGCTGCTTCGGACATGACCGCCAATTCAATTACGTAATAAACTGGTACCCGAGTGAACTGACCGGCCGGCCCGGCCAATATGATGACTATTCCCTGACGAGAGAACCGTGGTTATCCGTAAGTTAGCGATATATATTATTCTGGTCTGTAGTTTTACAACCGTACTGTATCTTTCATTCCCACAGATACTGAACAGCCAATCTATCGGTAACCAACAGAAATGTCCCTCAAACTCCAAGATATCTTCGACGTCAAAGGCAGGGTAAGCTTAGCACTCCCTAGGCGTGTAGCCACCAGTGTCGCTAACTCGTCAAAGGTCGTCCTCGTCACAGGAGGTGGCACAGGTCTCGGCAAAGGTATATACCGTTCACAGCGCCCTCCCGACATACAGTGCTGACGATTGTGCTGTAGCTATCACCTCGGGCTTCGTCCAAAATGGCGCCAAAGTATACATCACAGGCCGTCGTCAACAGGttcttgaagaagctgcCCAGGAAATTGGCGGGGATATCATCCCTATTCGAGGGGATGTTGGTACCAAGGAAGGATGTAAGGCTATTGCGGATGCTTTATCTGCCAAGGAGACCAAGGCGAGTATCATGGTGGCTGATGGGAGGATGCAATGATTGACTATCCATATAGCTCGACATTCTCATCAACTGTGCCGGTGTGATGCGAGCCTATAAGACCGCTATCAAGAATCACGATAACCGTGAGTAGGGATCCTAAACGTGTTCTCTCCCATGACCATTGTATAATAATGGATCACTGACCATGTCTCAGCCGATGAGGTTGAGAAGCTCTTGTGGGATGGCCACGATGAGTAAGTCCCCCTTTGCGTATCAGTATAACTATCAGCTAAGCCACTTGCCGTAGTGATGACTTCAACTATTCCAACTCTAGTAAGGGCACTTTTGGACACATTCAATTTTGCATTGAGCTAACGTCGGTCCAATTGCCACAACTTCTACTCAATAGTCAACATCAACGGTAAGCATGACAAGACGCCAACTCATTTCTTTGAGCAAATACCTTACTAACCTAACCGTATTGTCTTCAGGCCCTTATTTTATGACTTGTGCTTTGATCCCCCTTCTGCGAAAATCCGACCTTCGTAGCGTCGTCATTATCGCCTCCATCGCTGGCTTGGCCAACCAGCGGTATGTGTCGAAAATATTTCCTGCTTA
The sequence above is drawn from the Cryptococcus gattii WM276 chromosome N, complete sequence genome and encodes:
- a CDS encoding Short chain dehydrogenase/reductase, putative (Similar to TIGR gene model, INSD accession AAW47206.1) translates to MSLKLQDIFDVKGRVVLVTGGGTGLGKAITSGFVQNGAKVYITGRRQQVLEEAAQEIGGDIIPIRGDVGTKEGCKAIADALSAKETKLDILINCAGVMRAYKTAIKNHDNPDEVEKLLWDGHDDDDFNYSNSININGKHDKTPTHFFDVVIIASIAGLANQRAMGSVSYGVSKAAAIHLGKLLAGRLHPLKIRVNTICPGIFPSEMTGKNDAGQGLEYDIGEGPSKAAKRSTVGRPGLPEEIVGPVLLLSSKAGGYFDGAMLTVDGGRLMGAGIHDGLRLPEDTYI
- a CDS encoding Ubiquitin-protein ligase, putative (Similar to TIGR gene model, INSD accession AAW47204.1), with protein sequence MTARQAALLEWDINLSDPEQGHIALAVEQVRKYIYPRNLYQVGSARPQISPEVSRAFAIVKQYDMSKSIFDDFLDDIENNFELIEYDVLAAIERLETPAEGDNDKLVLRTISGLFERLATWQRSWGLPLRAFQDNIYVALFTRKFHHLLHSSFPPSFPDHLLHFLHASLASLPEYLTDPSPQQGYLHSVPINYQKVLPPTSHLSRLGIFPRYAGSLSKVAHEEIERIAREEGGKGWGERRLGRARQRIGDGVANWLSGMFEGNEAVQGALRPMFSRFDYFLCKCFFDIRTNELFDIIIDFPDSMAALEDLKECLFKVDQRLELVNKLNAANLKRLLHPGAETHVILNIYISTIRSLRILDPLGVLLHAVALPIREHLRKRPDTIKCIVEALVQGEELQDENEGGLIGEGDSEAEDFSDARWEPEPADAAPEFRSGKTSDIVSTLVSIFGTKEVIVKELQNYLAGRLLQVKDYDVVHEVRTIELLKLRFGESALAGCDVMVKDVADSRRIDGHVQEEKKSVVHPLVLSKVFWPNMPRSSLKLPSKLRRMHTEYESSFHIFKPDKHLRFVPHLGTLSLSISLSDRTVTVDATPLQASIMELFENQDVWAVDQLMDKLGVGKGEVVKALGWWGERGVVKDEGAKGWRLLEIAEEEFEGE